The Kitasatospora paranensis genome has a window encoding:
- a CDS encoding TetR/AcrR family transcriptional regulator, giving the protein MAVADAEGLAAVSMRRVAAELGVATMSLYRHVADKDDLLVRMMDAVFARWTFPADPPDGWRERLTLAGRMLWEVFRHHPWLAPALSVTRPQAVAGALPFTEWVITALEGRGLDLQTVFTTYLTLFNYVRGTAVNVEMEAEAEALSGVDNEEWMDAQEPALLALAAGRFPALERLIATGYDFDLDGLFEFGLQRLLDGIGLLLDAAR; this is encoded by the coding sequence GTGGCCGTCGCCGACGCCGAAGGGCTCGCCGCGGTCTCCATGCGCCGCGTCGCCGCCGAACTCGGCGTCGCCACCATGTCGCTCTACCGCCATGTCGCCGACAAGGACGACCTGCTGGTGCGGATGATGGACGCGGTCTTCGCCCGCTGGACGTTCCCGGCCGACCCGCCCGACGGCTGGCGGGAGCGGCTCACGCTGGCCGGCCGGATGCTCTGGGAGGTGTTCCGCCACCACCCGTGGCTCGCGCCCGCGCTCTCCGTGACCCGGCCTCAGGCCGTCGCCGGGGCGCTCCCGTTCACCGAGTGGGTGATCACCGCCCTGGAGGGCCGCGGCCTCGACCTGCAGACCGTCTTCACCACCTACCTCACCCTCTTCAACTACGTCCGCGGGACGGCCGTCAACGTCGAGATGGAGGCCGAGGCGGAGGCGCTCAGCGGAGTCGACAACGAGGAGTGGATGGACGCGCAGGAGCCCGCGCTGCTGGCCCTGGCCGCCGGCCGCTTCCCGGCCCTGGAACGCCTCATCGCCACCGGGTACGACTTCGACCTGGACGGGCTCTTCGAGTTCGGGCTGCAGCGCCTGCTCGACGGGATCGGGCTCCTCCTGGACGCCGCTCGGTGA
- a CDS encoding lysophospholipid acyltransferase family protein, with protein MLSRTATALVPLLGRLAVSSDTAGPVAPGSIVAANHTSLADPGVVLAALHRLGTEPVVMATAGLWRIPVLGRVLQGGGHIPVHRGTDRAADSLAAAAAALADGRVVLIYGEGGLPRRTDPRDAAPGTFRSGLARLAARSGAPVVPLGQCGARRLSSGSTAKQVAGLVTAPLRRPALHVHVGAPVRLDGDVPAATEQAHRAVTAAWQEAVRRLEGRSTEPAAPRE; from the coding sequence ATGCTCAGCCGGACCGCCACCGCCCTGGTGCCCCTCCTCGGCCGGCTCGCCGTCAGCAGCGACACCGCCGGACCCGTCGCGCCGGGCAGTATCGTCGCCGCCAACCACACCTCGCTCGCGGACCCCGGGGTCGTCCTGGCGGCCCTGCACCGGCTCGGCACCGAACCGGTGGTGATGGCCACCGCCGGGCTCTGGCGAATCCCGGTGCTCGGCCGGGTGCTCCAAGGCGGCGGGCACATCCCCGTCCACCGCGGCACGGACCGCGCCGCCGACTCCCTCGCCGCCGCAGCCGCCGCGCTCGCCGACGGCCGGGTCGTACTGATCTACGGCGAGGGCGGCCTGCCCCGGCGCACCGACCCGCGGGACGCGGCTCCGGGCACGTTCCGCTCGGGGCTCGCCCGGCTCGCCGCGCGGAGCGGCGCACCGGTCGTCCCGCTCGGGCAGTGCGGCGCCCGGCGGTTGAGCTCCGGCAGCACCGCCAAGCAGGTCGCCGGGCTGGTCACGGCGCCGCTCCGGCGTCCCGCCCTGCACGTCCACGTCGGCGCGCCCGTCCGGCTGGACGGCGATGTCCCGGCGGCGACGGAGCAGGCGCACCGGGCGGTCACGGCCGCCTGGCAGGAGGCCGTCCGCCGCCTCGAAGGCCGCTCCACGGAGCCCGCCGCCCCGCGGGAGTGA
- a CDS encoding TetR/AcrR family transcriptional regulator, which produces MSAHPDAPRSRRERPAKPALTRAGIVTTAVALVRSEGLQRVTMRRLAQELDTGPASLYVYVRNTAELHAAVLDELLGSVDLAPVRATGDWTDRLVQILTSYTAVLFEHPGLAQSALVARPSGERYLDLLEALLALLAAGGVPADRAAWAVDLLLQFATATAAEHAGRGADRPAGEEWDALATALRDVAADTRPHLAAQGTGLLSGAGGARLVWGFRVLINGFLHTPRPDAVAPAADGPA; this is translated from the coding sequence ATGAGCGCACACCCCGATGCCCCGCGCAGCCGGCGCGAACGGCCCGCCAAGCCCGCCCTCACCCGGGCCGGGATCGTCACGACCGCCGTCGCACTGGTGCGTTCCGAGGGCCTGCAGCGCGTCACCATGCGACGCCTCGCCCAGGAGCTCGACACCGGGCCGGCCTCGCTGTACGTCTACGTCCGCAACACCGCCGAGCTGCACGCCGCCGTCCTCGACGAGCTGCTGGGCTCGGTGGACCTCGCCCCCGTACGAGCCACGGGCGACTGGACGGACCGGCTCGTCCAGATCCTCACCTCGTACACCGCGGTCCTGTTCGAACACCCCGGACTCGCCCAGTCCGCGCTGGTGGCCCGTCCGTCCGGCGAGCGCTACCTCGACCTGCTGGAGGCGCTGCTCGCCCTGCTCGCAGCGGGCGGGGTGCCGGCCGACCGGGCCGCCTGGGCGGTCGACCTGCTGCTCCAGTTCGCGACGGCGACCGCGGCCGAGCACGCCGGGCGGGGCGCCGACCGGCCCGCCGGGGAGGAGTGGGACGCGCTCGCCACCGCCCTGCGCGACGTCGCCGCCGACACCCGTCCGCACCTGGCCGCGCAGGGCACCGGTCTGCTCTCCGGTGCCGGCGGGGCCCGCCTCGTCTGGGGCTTCCGGGTGCTGATCAACGGCTTCCTGCACACGCCCCGGCCGGACGCCGTGGCGCCCGCCGCGGACGGCCCGGCCTGA
- a CDS encoding enoyl-CoA hydratase-related protein has product MPSLDRQDDVFVLDIGDGENRFHPDWLAAVNALLDEVEKADGPRALVTAASGKFYSNGLDLDWLFAHADRAVEYVGGVQDLLARVLTLPVVTVAALQGHTFAAGAMFSLAHDFRVMRADRGFWCLPEAEIDIPFTVGMSALIQARLAPQTAHEAMVTARRYGGRDALAAAIVDRAVDEEVVRQSAVEIARSHAAKAGATLGTIKTRMYAPALAALRDKDIPVG; this is encoded by the coding sequence ATGCCCAGTCTGGACCGTCAGGACGACGTTTTCGTGCTCGACATCGGGGACGGTGAGAACCGCTTCCACCCGGACTGGCTCGCCGCCGTCAACGCCCTGCTCGACGAGGTGGAGAAGGCCGATGGCCCGCGGGCGCTGGTGACCGCCGCCTCCGGCAAGTTCTACTCCAACGGCCTCGACCTGGACTGGCTCTTCGCCCACGCGGACCGGGCGGTCGAGTACGTCGGCGGTGTCCAGGACCTGCTGGCCCGGGTGCTGACCCTGCCGGTGGTCACCGTGGCGGCCCTCCAGGGGCACACCTTCGCGGCCGGGGCGATGTTCTCGCTGGCGCACGACTTCCGGGTGATGCGCGCGGACCGCGGATTCTGGTGCCTGCCCGAGGCCGAGATCGACATTCCGTTCACGGTCGGCATGTCCGCCCTCATCCAGGCCCGGCTGGCCCCGCAGACCGCGCACGAGGCGATGGTCACCGCCCGTCGCTACGGCGGCCGGGACGCGCTCGCCGCGGCGATCGTCGACCGGGCGGTGGACGAGGAGGTGGTGCGGCAGAGCGCCGTCGAGATCGCCCGCTCCCACGCGGCCAAGGCGGGGGCCACTCTCGGCACCATCAAGACCCGGATGTACGCCCCCGCCCTGGCGGCGCTGCGGGACAAGGACATCCCGGTGGGCTGA
- a CDS encoding SDR family oxidoreductase encodes MGTHLVTGAGSGIGAAVAGRLAARGQQLWLLARDAARAEQLQADFPGSRTLVADLAVPGALAGALARQELPDALDSLLHVAGVLEPGAVGEFTVGSWEETLAVNLVAPAELTRLVLPALRSARGHVVFLNSGAGLHAPPGLGAYACSKFALKALAESLRAEEYPHGVRVTTVYPGETATPMQVRLHARLGLAYDPDTCITPGSVASAVLTALDLPRDAMMSDLMVRPGC; translated from the coding sequence ATGGGCACACATCTCGTCACCGGAGCCGGATCGGGTATCGGAGCAGCCGTGGCCGGGCGTCTCGCCGCCAGGGGCCAGCAGTTGTGGCTCCTGGCGCGGGACGCCGCGCGGGCCGAACAGTTGCAGGCGGACTTCCCCGGCAGCCGGACGCTGGTGGCCGACCTCGCGGTGCCCGGCGCGCTGGCCGGTGCCCTGGCCCGGCAGGAACTGCCGGACGCCCTCGACTCCCTGCTGCACGTGGCCGGGGTGCTGGAACCCGGTGCGGTCGGCGAGTTCACGGTCGGCAGCTGGGAGGAGACGCTCGCGGTCAACCTGGTGGCACCCGCCGAGCTCACCCGGCTCGTGCTGCCCGCGCTGCGGTCCGCGCGCGGCCACGTCGTCTTCCTCAACTCCGGGGCCGGCCTGCACGCCCCGCCGGGGCTCGGGGCCTACGCCTGCTCGAAGTTCGCGCTGAAGGCGCTGGCCGAGTCGCTGCGCGCGGAGGAGTACCCGCACGGCGTCCGGGTGACCACCGTCTACCCGGGTGAGACCGCCACCCCCATGCAGGTCAGGCTGCACGCCCGGCTGGGGCTGGCCTACGACCCGGACACCTGCATCACGCCCGGCTCCGTGGCGTCGGCCGTGCTCACCGCGCTCGACCTGCCGCGCGACGCGATGATGAGCGACCTGATGGTCCGCCCCGGCTGCTGA
- a CDS encoding ABC transporter ATP-binding protein → MPAPDPSAAPAPGPSAAPDDRGAGLRLLRTGLRGSRGPLLRLTLWTLLSAAPALAAGKTLALAVDRGFLAHRPGLAAGWLAAFAAVTLAGAWAARQTYPWLAEIVEPLRDSLLREVVTGTLHRAVGPGGARRGGEAAVVVARMTRQVEAVRDAVAGQLLVVWHFALTAAAVVAGTAALAPAAVPPVALPLLLALGAFAALAPATVRRQRRAFLTEETLAGVCVDTLHALRDLVACGAQGHAEREALAAAAAQGAAARSLARVAALRRLLVALGAHLPLLLVVLDAPSLVRGGMTAGGVVGVLAYVVGTMEPALKLLVQGVGASWLRLAVAAERLAEAAHRPPPAARPGPPVRPADGSARFAGVTFAYGASAERVLDRLDLRIADGEHLAVVGPSGIGKSTLADVLCGITAPDGGQVLLGGVPVGRVDARELARLRVLLPQDAYVFGGPLRDNLRWLAPGATDGTVVDAAHALGADGLLARLGGLDATVDPAALSAGERQQIALVRAYLSPAGLVVLDEATRHLDAAAERCAEAAFRRRHGTVVSITHRAGPARRADRILLLDGTGPRLGTHAELLATAPEYADLVGARDTAPGADG, encoded by the coding sequence ATGCCCGCACCCGATCCGTCCGCCGCACCCGCACCCGGGCCGTCCGCCGCACCCGACGACCGGGGAGCGGGGCTGCGGCTGCTGCGGACGGGGCTGCGCGGCAGCCGCGGGCCGCTGCTGCGGCTCACCCTCTGGACGCTGCTGTCCGCCGCGCCCGCGCTGGCCGCCGGCAAGACACTGGCGCTCGCGGTGGACCGCGGCTTCCTGGCGCACCGCCCCGGCCTGGCGGCGGGCTGGCTCGCCGCGTTCGCCGCCGTCACCCTCGCCGGCGCGTGGGCCGCCCGGCAGACGTACCCCTGGCTGGCCGAGATCGTGGAGCCGCTGCGCGACAGCCTGCTGCGCGAGGTGGTGACCGGCACCCTGCACCGGGCGGTCGGGCCCGGCGGGGCCCGGCGGGGCGGCGAGGCGGCGGTCGTGGTGGCCCGAATGACCCGACAGGTGGAGGCCGTCCGGGACGCCGTGGCCGGGCAGTTGCTGGTCGTCTGGCACTTCGCGCTGACTGCGGCGGCGGTCGTCGCGGGCACCGCCGCGCTCGCCCCGGCCGCCGTGCCCCCGGTCGCCCTGCCCCTGCTGCTGGCGCTGGGCGCGTTCGCCGCGCTGGCGCCGGCCACCGTGCGCCGGCAGCGCCGGGCGTTCCTCACCGAGGAGACGCTGGCCGGCGTCTGCGTCGACACCCTGCACGCCCTGCGCGACCTGGTCGCCTGCGGTGCCCAGGGGCATGCCGAACGGGAGGCCCTGGCGGCGGCGGCGGCCCAGGGCGCCGCCGCCCGCTCGCTGGCCCGGGTGGCGGCCCTGCGTCGGCTGCTGGTCGCGCTGGGCGCCCATCTGCCGCTGCTGCTCGTCGTGCTGGACGCGCCGTCGCTGGTGCGGGGCGGGATGACCGCGGGCGGTGTCGTCGGCGTCCTCGCCTACGTGGTGGGCACGATGGAGCCGGCCCTGAAGCTGCTCGTGCAGGGCGTCGGCGCGTCCTGGCTGCGACTGGCGGTGGCGGCGGAACGCCTCGCCGAGGCCGCGCACCGGCCGCCGCCTGCGGCGCGGCCCGGGCCGCCCGTCCGGCCGGCCGACGGCTCGGCGCGGTTCGCCGGCGTCACCTTCGCGTACGGCGCGTCGGCGGAGCGGGTGCTCGACCGGCTCGACCTGCGGATCGCCGACGGCGAGCACCTCGCGGTCGTCGGCCCGTCCGGCATCGGCAAGTCCACCCTGGCGGACGTGCTGTGCGGGATCACGGCGCCCGACGGCGGACAGGTGCTGCTCGGCGGCGTGCCCGTCGGACGCGTCGACGCCCGCGAACTGGCCCGCCTCCGGGTGCTGCTCCCCCAGGACGCGTACGTGTTCGGCGGGCCCCTGCGCGACAACCTGCGCTGGCTGGCGCCGGGGGCGACGGACGGCACGGTCGTCGACGCGGCGCACGCACTGGGCGCGGACGGGCTGCTGGCACGGCTCGGCGGCCTCGACGCGACCGTCGACCCGGCCGCGCTGTCGGCGGGCGAGCGGCAGCAGATCGCGCTCGTCCGCGCCTACCTGTCGCCGGCCGGACTGGTCGTGCTGGACGAGGCCACCCGGCACCTGGACGCGGCGGCGGAGCGCTGCGCCGAGGCCGCGTTCCGGCGGCGGCACGGCACGGTCGTCAGCATCACCCACCGGGCCGGGCCGGCCCGCCGGGCCGACCGGATCCTGCTGCTCGACGGGACCGGGCCCAGGCTCGGCACCCACGCCGAACTCCTCGCCACCGCACCGGAGTACGCCGACCTGGTCGGCGCCCGGGACACCGCCCCGGGCGCCGACGGCTGA
- a CDS encoding ATP-binding cassette domain-containing protein, which yields MTLRRSGAAVLDGLDLRVPAGTCVAVVGRSGSGASLLAAVAGGLLDPDEGEVLLDGVRMDGIRPGDLRAAVAHAFADPALPGATLLDALALAAEPVAPDAVHAAARAARADGFVRRLPEGYRTPTALTPLSGGERQRLGLARAFAHGGRLLVLDEATSSLDGATEAAVLAAMDRDLPGRTRLVVTRRAATAARADAVAWLDAGRIRGLAPHAALWRLPEYRSVFHDPAD from the coding sequence GTGACGCTCCGCCGCTCCGGCGCGGCCGTCCTGGACGGGCTGGACCTGCGGGTGCCCGCCGGGACCTGCGTCGCCGTGGTGGGCCGCTCGGGCTCCGGCGCGTCCCTGCTCGCCGCGGTGGCCGGCGGCCTGCTCGACCCCGACGAGGGCGAGGTGCTGCTCGACGGCGTCCGCATGGACGGGATCCGCCCCGGGGACCTCCGGGCGGCAGTCGCCCACGCCTTCGCCGACCCCGCACTGCCGGGGGCGACCCTGCTGGACGCCCTCGCCCTGGCAGCCGAGCCGGTGGCGCCCGACGCGGTGCACGCGGCGGCGCGCGCCGCCCGGGCGGACGGCTTCGTCCGGCGGCTGCCGGAGGGCTACCGCACTCCGACGGCGCTGACCCCGCTGTCCGGCGGCGAGCGCCAACGCCTGGGCCTCGCGCGGGCGTTCGCCCACGGCGGGCGGCTGCTCGTGCTGGACGAGGCGACGTCGAGCCTGGACGGCGCGACCGAGGCCGCGGTGCTGGCGGCGATGGACCGCGATCTTCCCGGCCGGACCCGCCTGGTGGTGACCCGCCGCGCGGCGACGGCCGCCCGCGCCGACGCCGTCGCCTGGCTGGACGCCGGGCGGATCCGCGGCCTCGCACCGCACGCCGCGCTGTGGCGGCTGCCCGAGTACCGCAGCGTCTTCCACGACCCGGCCGACTGA
- a CDS encoding ABC transporter transmembrane domain-containing protein produces the protein MRTTPPNPAAPAPGGTARRTAAAAGRTGAEAAQAVHPDAAGERHTAPGASRLLRRVLVRTRGWAAVLAGTVAVSTAAALALPAVLADAVDRVLRGQGTGWVPLLGVLCVLTAAETVGQYAGPRAAADATVHLRQETIRRVVAAGPYPAVRFAPGDLVARLTGSAPEAALAAQAVVYSAAQLALALGAVTALAVLALPLAAAFLATAPAGFVLVRRYLRRAGRLGAGYQRVQADLATRLLDALGGSRSIAASATLEQEIERVLAPVPELARHGRRLWDSQRRIAWATGLLAPATQLTVLAVAGYELSAGALTVGGLLAALGYTGIGLSGFGTAQSLLDLARARAGAGRVAEVLDLPVRAPGTVPLPPGAGLLELRG, from the coding sequence ATGCGCACCACTCCCCCGAACCCGGCGGCGCCCGCCCCCGGCGGGACGGCACGGCGGACGGCCGCCGCGGCCGGACGGACCGGGGCCGAGGCGGCGCAAGCGGTACACCCGGACGCCGCCGGGGAGCGGCACACCGCACCGGGCGCGTCCCGGCTGCTGCGCCGCGTCCTGGTGCGCACCCGGGGCTGGGCGGCGGTGCTGGCCGGCACGGTGGCGGTGAGCACGGCCGCGGCGCTGGCCCTGCCCGCCGTCCTGGCCGACGCCGTCGACCGGGTGCTGCGCGGCCAGGGCACCGGCTGGGTACCGCTGCTCGGCGTCCTCTGCGTGCTGACGGCCGCCGAGACGGTCGGCCAGTACGCGGGACCGCGGGCCGCCGCCGACGCCACCGTGCACCTGCGGCAGGAGACGATCCGCCGGGTGGTGGCCGCCGGGCCGTACCCGGCGGTCCGGTTCGCGCCCGGGGATCTCGTCGCACGGCTCACCGGCAGCGCCCCGGAGGCCGCGCTGGCCGCCCAGGCGGTGGTCTACTCGGCGGCCCAGCTCGCACTGGCGCTGGGCGCCGTCACCGCGCTGGCGGTGCTCGCCCTGCCGCTGGCCGCCGCCTTCCTGGCCACTGCCCCGGCCGGCTTCGTCCTGGTCCGCCGCTACCTGCGCCGCGCCGGCCGGCTCGGGGCGGGCTACCAGCGGGTGCAGGCCGACCTCGCGACCCGCCTGCTCGACGCGCTCGGCGGCAGCCGCAGCATCGCCGCCTCCGCCACCCTGGAACAGGAGATCGAACGGGTGCTCGCGCCGGTGCCGGAGCTCGCCCGGCACGGCCGCCGACTGTGGGACAGCCAGCGCCGGATCGCCTGGGCCACCGGCCTGCTGGCCCCCGCGACCCAGCTGACCGTGCTGGCCGTGGCCGGGTACGAGCTCTCCGCCGGTGCCCTGACCGTCGGTGGGCTGCTCGCGGCGCTCGGGTACACCGGCATCGGCCTGAGCGGCTTCGGAACGGCGCAGAGCCTGCTCGACCTCGCCCGGGCCAGGGCCGGCGCAGGCCGGGTGGCCGAGGTCCTCGACCTCCCGGTGCGTGCGCCCGGCACCGTCCCGCTGCCGCCGGGGGCCGGGCTGCTGGAGCTGCGGGGGTGA
- a CDS encoding SapB/AmfS family lanthipeptide, whose translation MSILSLQALETPEETTEYQSVLSSLSAVNCTNSTVSTLLCL comes from the coding sequence ATGTCGATCCTGAGCCTCCAGGCCCTGGAGACCCCCGAGGAGACCACCGAGTACCAGTCGGTCCTCAGCTCGCTGAGCGCCGTCAACTGCACCAACAGCACGGTCAGCACCCTGCTCTGCCTCTGA
- the lanKC gene encoding class III lanthionine synthetase LanKC, protein MSGGPRRRAGGPARPVHPERPAVAAGAAVPALRGFTEQFCRSETGELVLALREPSGRLRPDVRRAVFEVPEWAPVPAVLAEALAQAPAATTDAFPFTVERALHFSNGGGIYLARPVGGADGPPVVLKEARPHAGLDQRGDDAVLRLARERDILQRLAGLPQVPAVLGHLTAWEHDFLVQEYVEGEPLNRWFGRHYPLIHPDPDEATAAAYREEALRILDSVAEGLRAIHGRGIVFGDLHPRNLIVRPDGTVAFIDFELASPVDAFVRPALGAAGFAAPPELTGFAVDLHALDALRLWIFLPLLPLTALDPGKAEALTAAAGRRFALPPSALPAAPATGGPAAAAAGQLERLLSGDPADWPQLRDSLAAGIAATATPDRTDRLFPGDPGQFTHDGLGLAYGAAGVLWALQTAGTPVDPEHVRWLLDAVAREPCRPGLYLGSHGVAYALERLGRPGEALNLLDRLLKTDLDGLAPDLAGGLAGVGLTLLHFAHICGDRDLHAAAADVADRLAAGLGPTAGAPAAPGRAGLLHGGSGAALFLLRLYESTADRDLLDLAGRALSDDLARCLVAEDGTLQVDEGTRVLPYLESGSAGIAAVLHEHLRLQPDPAGEVRLEQIRRAAEPEFIVQSGLFNGRAGLIALLHRLQDGTDQHRDVIRRHIRRLAWHLVPYQGHAAFPGEQLLRLSTDLATGSAGVLLGLGAALADTPPLPFWTPGGFAATAPAPGADPGRRLPPPSAPTPATAPAAAHEFR, encoded by the coding sequence ATGTCTGGAGGACCTCGGCGCCGCGCTGGAGGGCCGGCCCGGCCCGTACATCCTGAGCGACCTGCGGTGGCGGCAGGGGCCGCTGTACCTGCGCTACGGGGCTTCACCGAGCAGTTCTGCCGCTCGGAGACCGGCGAACTGGTGCTGGCGCTGCGCGAGCCGTCGGGCCGGCTGCGGCCGGACGTCCGGCGGGCGGTGTTCGAGGTGCCGGAGTGGGCGCCGGTGCCGGCCGTGCTGGCGGAGGCGCTGGCCCAGGCCCCGGCGGCCACCACGGACGCCTTCCCGTTCACCGTGGAGCGGGCGCTGCACTTCTCCAACGGCGGCGGCATCTACCTCGCCCGGCCTGTCGGCGGGGCGGACGGCCCGCCCGTGGTGCTGAAGGAGGCGCGGCCGCACGCCGGCCTCGACCAGCGCGGCGACGACGCCGTGCTGCGGCTGGCCCGCGAACGCGACATCCTGCAACGGCTGGCCGGCCTCCCGCAGGTGCCCGCCGTGCTCGGCCACCTGACAGCGTGGGAACACGACTTCCTGGTGCAGGAGTACGTCGAGGGCGAGCCGCTCAACCGGTGGTTCGGCCGGCACTACCCGCTGATCCACCCGGACCCGGACGAGGCCACGGCCGCCGCCTACCGCGAGGAGGCGCTGCGGATCCTGGACAGCGTGGCGGAGGGCCTGCGCGCCATCCACGGGCGGGGCATCGTCTTCGGCGACCTGCATCCGCGCAACCTGATCGTCCGCCCGGACGGCACGGTCGCCTTCATCGACTTCGAACTCGCCTCCCCAGTAGACGCGTTCGTCCGCCCGGCGCTGGGAGCCGCGGGGTTCGCCGCACCGCCCGAGCTGACCGGCTTCGCCGTCGACCTGCACGCCCTGGACGCCCTGCGGCTGTGGATCTTCCTGCCGCTGCTGCCGCTGACCGCGCTCGACCCGGGCAAGGCCGAGGCACTGACCGCGGCCGCCGGACGCCGGTTCGCGCTGCCGCCGTCGGCACTGCCCGCCGCCCCGGCGACGGGCGGCCCGGCCGCCGCCGCGGCCGGGCAGCTGGAACGGCTGCTCAGCGGCGACCCGGCCGACTGGCCGCAGCTGCGGGACTCGCTCGCGGCCGGCATCGCCGCGACCGCCACGCCGGACCGCACCGACCGGCTGTTCCCCGGCGATCCGGGCCAGTTCACCCACGACGGTCTCGGCCTCGCCTACGGCGCCGCCGGCGTGCTGTGGGCGCTGCAGACCGCCGGCACCCCGGTCGACCCGGAGCACGTCCGGTGGCTGCTGGACGCCGTCGCCCGCGAACCCTGCCGCCCCGGCCTGTACCTCGGGTCGCACGGTGTGGCGTACGCGCTGGAGCGACTCGGACGACCCGGCGAGGCGCTGAACCTGCTGGACCGCCTGCTCAAGACCGACCTGGACGGCCTCGCACCGGACCTCGCCGGCGGACTGGCGGGCGTCGGGCTGACGCTGCTGCACTTCGCCCACATCTGCGGGGACCGCGACCTGCACGCCGCCGCGGCGGACGTCGCCGACCGCCTCGCTGCGGGTCTCGGACCGACCGCCGGAGCACCTGCCGCCCCCGGGCGGGCCGGCCTGCTGCACGGCGGATCGGGTGCCGCCCTCTTCCTGCTGCGCCTGTACGAGAGCACCGCCGACCGGGACCTGCTGGACCTGGCCGGCCGGGCGCTGTCGGACGACCTCGCCCGCTGCCTCGTCGCCGAGGACGGCACGCTCCAGGTCGACGAGGGCACCCGGGTCCTGCCCTACCTGGAATCGGGCAGCGCCGGCATCGCGGCCGTGCTCCACGAGCACCTGCGACTGCAGCCCGACCCGGCCGGGGAGGTCCGCCTGGAGCAGATCCGCCGGGCCGCCGAACCCGAGTTCATCGTCCAGTCCGGGCTGTTCAACGGGCGCGCCGGGCTGATCGCCCTGCTGCACCGCCTCCAGGACGGCACCGACCAGCACCGGGACGTGATCCGCCGCCACATCCGGCGGCTGGCCTGGCACCTCGTCCCCTACCAGGGGCACGCAGCCTTCCCCGGGGAGCAGTTGCTGCGGCTGTCCACGGACCTGGCCACCGGGTCGGCGGGCGTCCTGCTCGGGCTGGGCGCCGCGCTCGCGGACACCCCGCCGCTCCCGTTCTGGACGCCGGGAGGGTTCGCGGCCACCGCGCCCGCCCCCGGCGCCGACCCGGGCCGACGGCTCCCGCCGCCCTCGGCCCCCACCCCCGCGACGGCACCGGCCGCCGCCCACGAGTTCCGGTGA